The following is a genomic window from Camelus dromedarius isolate mCamDro1 chromosome Y, mCamDro1.pat, whole genome shotgun sequence.
CACGCACGCCTGCCTTCGagccccactctcaggcctcctcaccagacacgcacacgcacacgcacacgcacgagCGGAGGCACACCTGCACGCGTGCAGACCTATACGTCTACACGCTGCCCGCCGTCTgtgtttccaggagaaaggattttttaCCTGCGCCCCTCTCGCCCCGCTCCCGCAGCCCGTCGTGTGAGTCCTTGTTCTCTCCCCGGATATTGCTGCCTTCCGCCCGCCTGGGTTggcttctctcccagctgcctttgACTGCCGGACCGCGGGAAGCACACAGGCACGACGTCATTTCCCTTGGTCCTCTCTCACCAAGCGGAGAGGAATCTCAAGCTGTCTGGGGCCTAGCCGTCTTGGAGCtcacctgtcccttcctgccGATGTCCCGGGCGCTCCAGTGCCCCCAGTGAGCTTCCCAGCGAGATGCTCGTGCCCTCCTTTGCTCTGCACGAGCACGTGTCTGCCCTGAACTGCCTTCTTGTTGCCTCTCACACGGCCTTcggaggcccctggcagccagggctCTTTGCAAGAGCTGTCTTCCTGTAGCACAAGAGGGCCAAGTGTAAGCTGTCTTGCCGAAGCGTCCCACACAAGGTCCTTAAGAATGTGGGGATCACCGCCTgtctgaaggaagaagccagtgaagCCGAGCAGGGAAGGGTCAGGTGGCCGCCCTTCCCGTCCTGCCGTCTGCCGCAGAGCCTGCCGCGACACACACGGGCAGGCGCGCACTCACTCACAGACACGCACGCTCGCACGCACACTCACGCGCAGAGCCACCTCGGGAATCTTGCAGGCCCTGGGACCAGAGATCGTGCCTCCCTGGGGCGGAAGGCAGCATGCCTTTTCGTGTGCCCGGAGCCCTGGCTACCActcaggggcctcaggggctTTGTAAATGTCAGGGCTACCGTTCGGCCTCTCTGGATCCTTCTCTGCTGGCCACGCCCACGGCTCAGGTATCCCTCGTGGCCTACACGTCCCTCAGGCCACACGCTCCAGGTCACGGGTGGGCCAGGCCACATCCAAGGGGCCGACTTAAGACGGGCGGTGACCCGTCGGCGCCCCCTGGCCCAGACCTCTCGCGGGTCGCCTGTGACAAGAGCGGAGGACGGGCCGCAGCATCACAGGCCAGAGACGTGCAAGGCGCCAGCCGCACACGGACGTGCGTGCATGTGAGGCgtgatggagggcagggagccggggcaCCTGACAGGGGGGCTCCCGGCCACAGTCAGACAAACAGACACAGATGCATCCGCGGCAAGAGGGGAGCAAGACGGGCAAGGCCCACCCAGAAACTGCCTTTCCACGCAGGACACCAGCAAGCCCCTGGCCAACGTCCGTACGCCCGACCCGTCCTGCGACAGTGGGAGCCTGCCCGTGCGCACTTCCATCGATGAGGGAGACCAGCGCCGGACATGTCGTCGCGCCTGGGACTGCCCGGGTGCCCTGGTACCCGCAGGGGCGGCACGGAGGATGTGGGTCCTCCACCGTGGGACAACACCTGAAGGTAAGGGCCCGAGTGAAATGCCCCAGCAGGCATGGCCAGTTCCCACGTCCGTCTGAGCTTTGTCCGAGCCCCAGGAAGAATCCCACTTAAGCCGCGTCGCGTCCTCCAGGTTGGACCGCAAGGCCCGGCCACGGCACCCGAGCCTACGGGGGCCGGCTGCCTGTaagccttcctcccctacccGTTGCCGGCTCGACACGTTCCCCgcctccactgcagggcaggccGGACCCGACCCCAGCCGTGGCGCCTACGGGCGCTTGGGGCGGCAAAGGTCGAGCGAGCCTTGTGAGAACCCTGCCCAATCATTCCTCGAGTCTCTCCCCTTTGGCAGGTCCTTCTCaagagccctggccaggcctagaGGCCTGAGGGGCCGCGGCCCTGCGGGGCGCCCACCACGGCcgcctcagccctccctctgggccccagccgcaGGGTCCCTGCAACGCAGCTGCCCTCGTGCCTTCAGAGCAGGGGAACCTAGGCACTGAcctggggaaggggcgaggaCAGCAGCAGCCCGAGCGGGACAAGAGGGGACCTCTGCCACCCTACGATTGTACACGGAGGCTCTCCGGCCTTCGGGTCCCCAAACCCGACAGGCCGCAGCTGGTAGCGGACAGCCGGTgccgctgggaggccagggagggctgggatccaTGAACCTCCCACCGCAACCCTCCACGACCGTGAAACGTTCTGCTGGGGCAGTCGGTCAAGCACACCCCCAAAGTGCGGCAAAGCAGGGGCGCTGTGGGGTGTCGTCGGGGACAGAGATGCTCACCACGCGGCCAAACTGCAAGGgaccgggagggagagagggggcacgCACCGCGCTCTCCCAGGCCCGGCTGTCCCACAGACGGTGCCTAGCTTTGTGCGGGGACCTCAGGTGTCTCCGGAAAGCGGCTGTCCCCTCGGGAAGGACCCCGCCGGGTGCTGGCCACcgactgccctccccatcccgtctcgtcccgccccccaccccagacctgcccactcgccacccccccaacacacacagccccccaccgcctgccgccatccctcccacaggccccttGCCCAAGATCTGTCTGCACCAGGACTGTCCCCTTCCGGTGGCCTGATGCCCAGGCAGCTCGGGGCTGTGTGTTGGAGGGATGTGTGGCTGGCAGTTCCCTGACCAGGACAGAGCCGCAGGGACTGTGTCCCGAGGAGAAGCGTGAGTTACTCTGAACGTTCGGGCCCCTTAGCTAGCCAGCGCAGACTCGGGTAGAAGCTTTCGGCCTACGTGTCACACAGCCTGAAGAGCGGCACAGCCCGCCACGGCGCAACGCCggcgtgggagagaggggaggcggcACACTGCCGGTCTGGGGCGGCGCGGGccctgcggccccgccccctgaccttcGCCCCTCGGACTGTTGCGCCCCAcgaggagaccccagggaaaggaaggcgcTCACGCCCCGGGAGGCCtttccagcagggggaaggggctcctgtctgccacttcctctcctccccaagaccccggagcctgaaagccagcaatctcgctgctgccccagcccccggagGCGCCGGTCTTTTCCGCTcccgcccagcccccgcccgcaAACAGCCCGGCACCCTTGcccgcctgctcccctgctccctcacccgcACAGCCTCACGCGCCGGCACGGGGCCACAGCCGCAGCTCACGCCCGCCTTTCCCTCACACTTGCTTGGACCCCTGCAccgccccacccagccagggctgagcggGGTCATGCCCGGAAGGATTCCACActcacagcctgcctcctggggcgccTGGGGGTGAACAGGGACCCTCGGCTTAAGAAGTCGCCCGTCTGGCGTGGGGCCGACGGCTGGCGCACACCCCAGACGGAGGGGGCTGAGTGAGGCTCCGCGAGCAGAGTGAACACTGAACCCAAGCCACAGCGGGCCACGAGGCCCCTACCCGCCAGCACCGGTCCCCGTCTCCTTCCCCGGCCCACGCAACAGGTCCCCAGCGCACCAGCCTGTCTCTTTCGTTGCTTCCTGCTCCGAGACCCTGCCCTGTTCGGAGGCAACCTGGCCTCCCCGGAGCAGCAGCCGAGTCCTGCCCTTCCCACGTCCTCCACTTCCTCAGGACCGCCTCTCTGCCACACACGGGCAGCCGGTTCAAAAGCCCCACCGGACTGGGCCGGAACATCGCCAATCGGCGACCCGCGAACAATCACACAGGACGGGAGCAAGACAGGAGCACTCGTTAGCTTGTTGATGTCTCTCTCGGCCTCATTCCGGGTAcgtgctgcccaccctctgcaacCTCCACTGGCGATCCTTTCCTCGTTCCTCTCCGTTGCCCCAGACCCCGGCCGCCGGCCTCCCGCGTCTGCACGCGCCTCCGGGCTCTCCTTCTACTCGGCCGAACTCGCCTGCTCCGTCGCCTTCACCGCCAGCTCTGCAGGACCACCGACGCGTGAGAAAGCCTGCTCGCGGGCACGCGTGCACAGAACGACACGGACACGCTCGGGAACAACACAAGGCGTAGCTGAAGCGGCCTGTGTCCAACAGACAACCGGAGAGATGGCGCACAACAGGCAGCACGCCCCGCCCTTTCTCCCCGGCGCCTCCCCGCTGGCCACCAGCCAGCCTGCGGCCCTTTCCAGGGCCGTCCGGGTGGAGCCAGGTCGCTAAGGGATGCGCCTGGACATTCAGGGAAGACTGGGAGaaccagcccaggagagggacgGGACGCGACCCGGGAGCCCACCTCCTCAGCGTCTGGAGGCCTTGGCCATGCGGCCGGGGGCGGACGGAGGGGCCCAGCTGATCCCAAACGCGGAGGCAGTCGGacgaggccccagggagggccgaAGCCAGGAAGTGCCGACGCACATGAGGGTGCCTGAGGAGGCCCGCTCCTTTCTCGGACACCCCTGGGACGTTCACCGAAAGCTGAAAGCTTCGGTGCTCTGCGCGTGCGCCTGGGTCCTCCGGGCCCCTGGCTCACCCTCGCGCCCGCTCCCTGGGCGGCCTGGGGTCGCCCCGCTCCCAGGCTTCtctcagcctgcctctccccGATTGGGAAAGGGTCCGGGAAACACTCTTCAccaacacccccagccccccgggcTCCTCAGGGACGTGTCCCCCTCTCAGTTACCTCTCCCGGCGCCTTGCTCCCTCGGGTAGCAGCGCAGGGGGTTGGGCCACAGGTCCTCGCCGATGATCTGGCAGAGGGAACGGGCAGGTCGGGACAgggcccacaccccttccccgagCAGCTGGCCACCGCCGACGTCGCCATTTCCGACCAGGCCCCGAGGGACCCCCACCTCAGCAATCCCGTTAGACCCGGGGCACTTGTGGCCTGACAACCAGTTGAGGAAGTGAAGACTGACGGTGTCCTGCCTGCGGCTGGGGGCTCCCCGTTCGTAATCCCAGAACCACTGGACTGGAGTGGAACTATACGCCCTATAGCCTAGAGGAAGAGTGGGGATACGGGGAGGGATCGCCCTGGCCCAGCGTCCAAGGCCTCCGGGgcacaccccgccccgccccgccccgctccgctcccttcccccatcccgggACAGCCCACCTACCTGCGAAGCTAAGGTGATACTCCTTAAGGATCACTTGGTTGCACAAGTAGGGCTTGCTCCGGAAAAAGAACATCAGTCTGCAGCGGTACTCGGGGCGGCCCAGTTCCTGCGCCTGCCACGCCCAACAGCAGGAGAAGAGTGAACTCTCGTCCCGGCCACCTGAGCTGGCCTGCCCGGCAGGGATGAACCACTTCCCCTTCCGCTCTCCCGCTGCTCACACCCAGCCCTCGGGGACACCCGGCCCCCTCCGCCCcgcatcccccatcccccaccccccaccccccaccgtggCCTCCGTCTGCCCGGCCTGACCTCCAGCTGGATCATGTAGCTCCGCACACCTTCGTCTCGGTCACTGATCAAGGCCGACAGCTGGGGATGATTCACAATCTTCAGTAGGTCAAGGAGCCTTCACGTGTTACGGCTGGAAGAGCCACAGCcaacacagccaggctggggcgaAAGGAAGAGACCAGACAGGCGATCTGCCGGGACTCCGGGCGCGCACTGCTGCCCACCCCATCGCCCCACACCTCCGACCTCCTCGGCCCCTGCCCTGCCGTCTCACACGCACGTGGAGGCGGGGTTCCGGCCTTCCCGTGCATCTTGGGCTGTCCGCACCCCCTCGGGGAGCGCCTGTTCCCTCGATCGTCCCCGACATTCCAGCTGGCCTGCGTGTGCTGGGTGCAGGCTTGTCACCGCGGGCGGAGTCGGGATGTGCTCTGCCCCCGTGGACCCATGCCTCCTCTGAGTAGGGGACGCCCCAGGGGTGCTGACAGGAAGCCCCGGGCCTCTGAGCCGCCCTCTGCGGTGAGAGGAGTCTGTCTGTATGGCTAAGTCTGCAGCTCCGGGGGACTCACAGGGTGCAACGGGGAGGGCACGTGCTTCTGCCTGCACGAGAAGGCCCGGTGGAGGCCGGGCTCGGAGCCCACCCGAGGGCGTGTCTGGGGTCCCGTAGTCTTGCCCGGGACGGGGGCCTCTTGCAGCTCACACCTGGCCGCGGACGACCTGGGTCCTTGGCACGGACGTGGCGGCAACATATCCACAGCCTCTGGCTGACTGGGATGGGTCCTGCACGCCCACCGGTCTCCTGGGATTTCCCCCGGAGACTGCACacttccactctctgctctgtggggaaggtgctgggggcTCTGCGCGTGCTTTCCACTGTTGCCGTGTGCCCCATgaccccaggaaggcttcccctgCAGGCCCCACGCCAGAAGGTTCCACCCAAATTTGGCGCTCCCACGCCTGCACGTTTGGCCTTTGGCCCTCAGCGCCCTCATGCTGTGCCCTTGCAGGCCTCCATGCCTCCACTCTCAGgcctcttcccttggccttggCGCCCGCCTTCCtcgcttcctcctgccccttgttCCGCCGCTCCcagtcctcctcttctttctcctcctgcttcccctccccaccctgccctgcgccCCCGCACCCAGacccccggccctggccccggccccagtccgttgccgcctcccctcctcctccccctgtcccaacctccttctcgccctgttccccctcctcggccccctcctgccctccagcagcagccagccccaagcagcagcagcagcaacagcagcagcagcagcaacagcagcagcagcagcagcagcagcagcagcagcagtagcagcagcagcaagtatACAGGTTTGGCCCAGAAGCCGGGGATGTCCTGGATGATGGCTTTTCTTCGATCCAAACGAGGCTCCCGCCTCCGTCGGATCCTGCGCTTGAGCCGCAAGTAGGCCCCGCTGGCTTGGGCGTTCACAGCGCTCTGCTCTAACTGAAGGGCCCCCAGCGCCTCCAGCGGGCTCAGAGAGGTCGGGGGTCCGCTCCCTGGCTCTGCGCGCCCCTGCTTCCGGGGCTTCTCTTCCCGCTCCTTGgcctgcacctcctcctcctcctcctcctcccgcggctcctgctcctcctgctcctcctccgccaccacctcctccatgtCGTCCGCCAGCAGCGCCAACGCCTCCCCCATGCCCACAACCTCCGCCTCTGTCGATgcagctgctgccgctgccgccgccgctcaCTCCCGCACGGCCTCCACCCtcaggctgctggcctcctcGCACCTGCCACCCGCTAGtgcctgctctgttcccagccctgccatgGCAGCGGGAGGCCCGCGGGCCCCTGCCTCCTGAAGGCCCCCTCCCACAGCTAAGGCCACCCAGGATTCCTGGGGAGCCCCGCCTTCCCCGGGCCCCCGCCTCactggccctgtggccctggccctgagctgcgaGCCGCAGCTGCCAATGCCGAGGAACAAGGAGCGGGAGGTGGAGGCGTAGCACGTGGCCGGAGGAGCCGGCCGAGCGGCCGAGGTCCCCGCGCGCAGGCGCTGCCGCTGGCGCTGGCGCTGGCGCTCCGCGCTTGGGTCTTCCAGGGCTCGCTGCCGCCCGGACCCGGCGGCCTGCTGTGCGGCCCCCTGGCAGCTGGGGCGCATGGGCATGGCCTCGTACCCCATCCCCGCCACGCCCCACGAGGCCCGTGGGAATTTGCAGCTTGGCTGGAAGGAGGCCCGAGTCGAGTCGGGCCCAGGCCGCTCGCCCCACCTCCCGACCAATCGGGGAGCGGCCAGTGGGCGTCACCCTGcaaggccccgccccccggccggGAACCCGGCCGGCCGCCTGGCCTCCGCAGCCCCAGctttcagcccagctccctgcccagcttccagggggcacctgggccgcgcgctgcctccagggaggcctccggccttgcatctctctggcactgcccGGCGGCCCGCTGACACCTCTTCGGtttctgtcacctcccaccacgtgccccccacctccccaccccacccccaaccccacccccgacCACCTGTCACTCCGGTTTCACGCGGCCCCTTCACCCCCTGGGAAATCTGCTAAgctccagagggaaagacagccCGGGTACTTTGCTTCCAGCCAGTGTCTGTCAGAGTTGAACTGCTCTGCTCTAGGGGACAAAAGCCATGCAGCAGCGTGTTCTCTTTGTCttcgctctctctccctgtctcccccttgctgtgactctcccgcgtctctctctgtgtgtctctgcgcCTCTCTGCGTGTGGCCGtgcgtgtgtgggtgggtgtgcgtgtgagtgtctcCGCTtccgctctctccctccctccctcgccccctcccctcccgttccCGGGATCTCTGTTAGCTCCCACAGACACATAATGGCTTTCAGAAAGCTACCCTGCCCGGAAATAGAAGACCTCTCCGCCCGGGCCAGCGGAACCCCACAGTCTGGACGTGGGCGTGTCCACACCATTGCACGACGGCCCTTCCTGTGCTAGAGAGGCCAGGCcgtgcctttctcccagccagcAAAGGTGACCGGCATCCGTCGCCGCCGGGATCGCCCGACACTGCGCAAGACgaagccctggccagcctgtgcagagagagacaggcagagggacgACGCGGTTTGCCGGCACGCtggacccacccccccccccaccctccaccccgccccgaaCAGTGGTGTTTGGCAGCCCAGACAGTAAGGTGTTTAGGACGCCACCCGGGTCGGCGGCCACCGCACGGCACGCCTTCAGCGCCGCAGACGGAAGGAAGTGACTTCTGCCCGCAGTGTGAACGCCCTTGGAGGTGGTTCCGCTCTCGCCCAGCCTCCAGATGAGCACCCGTCCCAGCCTTCGCCTTCACTGCAGCCTTTCTCGCCGACAAAGCCAGTGTGTGCCACTTGCTAATGCAGCGCTGCTGGTCGGCCTCCCGAACCTTACCAAACAAGCAAGGCAAGGTGTTTCCTGTCGGCCTACTCGGAGGGAGGACAGGACGCGTGTGCCGCCGCCAAGGAGCTCAAGGTTCAAAGGCGGTTGTcgctctgggggcgggggcgggggcggggggccctggtCTTCCGCACGCGGCAAGCAATCTGCCCTATCCTATTTCCTGCGTCCTTcgcaccttccctgtctctccagaaagcacgggacttccccactgcctcttctggcAGCCCGGTGATTCCAGCTGGCCCAGAGTCGACGTCCGTTTCGAAAGCCTGTCACGTTTTCAGGGTCCGTGCACGCACGCCTGCCTTCGagccccactctcaggcctcctcaccagacacgcacacgcacacgcacacgcacgagCGGAGGCACACCTGCACGCGTGCAGACCTATACGTCTACACGCTGCCCGCCGTCTgtgtttccaggagaaaggattttttaCCTGCGCCCCTCTCGCCCCGCTCCCGCAGCCCGTCGTGTGAGTCCTTGTTCTCTCCCCGGATATTGCTGCCTTCCGCCCGCCTGGGTTggcttctctcccagctgcctttgACTGCCGGACCGCGGGAAGCACACAGGCACGACGTCATTTCCCTTGGTCCTCTCTCACCAAGCGGAGAGGAATCTCAAGCTGTCTGGGGCCTAGCCGTCTTGGAGCtcacctgtcccttcctgccGATGTCCCGGGCGCTCCAGTGCCCCCAGTGAGCTTCCCAGCGAGATGCTCGTGCCCTCCTTTGCTCTGCACGAGCACGTGTCTGCCCTGAACTGCCTTCTTGTTGCCTCTCACACGGCCTTcggaggcccctggcagccagggctCTTTGCAAGAGCTGTCTTCCTGTAGCACAAGAGGGCCAAGTGTAAGCTGTCTTGCCGAAGCGTCCCACACAAGGTCCTTAAGAATGTGGGGATCACCGCCTgtctgaaggaagaagccagtgaagCCGAGCAGGGAAGGGTCAGGTGGCCGCCCTTCCCGTCCTGCCGTCTGCCGCAGAGCCTGCCGCGACACACACGGGCAGGCGCGCACTCACTCACAGACACGCACGCTCGCACGCACACTCACGCGCAGAGCCACCTCGGGAATCTTGCAGGCCCTGGGACCAGAGATCGTGCCTCCCTGGGGCGGAAGGCAGCATGCCTTTTCGTGTGCCCGGAGCCCTGGCTACCActcaggggcctcaggggctTTGTAAATGTCAGGGCTACCGTTCGGCCTCTCTGGATCCTTCTCTGCTGGCCACGCCCACGGCTCAGGTATCCCTCGTGGCCTACACGTCCCTCAGGCCACACGCTCCAGGTCACGGGTGGGCCAGGCCACATCCAAGGGGCCGACTTAAGACGGGCGGTGACCCGTCGGCGCCCCCTGGCCCAGACCTCTCGCGGGTCGCCTGTGACAAGAGCGGAGGACGGGCCGCAGCATCACAGGCCAGAGACGTGCAAGGCGCCAGCCGCACACGGACGTGCGTGCATGTGAGGCgtgatggagggcagggagccggggcaCCTGACAGGGGGGCTCCCGGCCACAGTCAGACAAACAGACACAGATGCATCCGCGGCAAGAGGGGAGCAAGACGGGCAAGGCCCACCCAGAAACTGCCTTTCCACGCAGGACACCAGCAAGCCCCTGGCCAACGTCCGTACGCCCGACCCGTCCTGCGACAGTGGGAGCCTGCCCGTGCGCACTTCCATCGATGAGGGAGACCAGCGCCGGACATGTCGTCGCGCCTGGGACTGCCCGGGTGCCCTGGTACCCGCAGGGGCGGCACGGAGGATGTGGGTCCTCCACCGTGGGACAACACCTGAAGGTAAGGGCCCGAGTGAAATGCCCCAGCAGGCATGGCCAGTTCCCACGTCCGTCTGAGCTTTGTCCGAGCCCCAGGAAGAATCCCACTTAAGCCGCGTCGCGTCCTCCAGGTTGGACCGCAAGGCCCGGCCACGGCACCCGAGCCTACGGGGGCCGGCTGCCTGTaagccttcctcccctacccGTTGCCGGCTCGACACGTTCCCCgcctccactgcagggcaggccGGACCCGACCCCAGCCGTGGCGCCTACGGGCGCTTGGGGCGGCAAAGGTCGAGCGAGCCTTGTGAGAACCCTGCCCAATCATTCCTCGAGTCTCTCCCCTTTGGCAGGTCCTTCTCaagagccctggccaggcctagaGGCCTGAGGGGCCGCGGCCCTGCGGGGCGCCCACCACGGCcgcctcagccctccctctgggccccagccgcaGGGTCCCTGCAACGCAGCTGCCCTCGTGCCTTCAGAGCAGGGGAACCTAGGCACTGAcctggggaaggggcgaggaCAGCAGCAGCCCGAGCGGGACAAGAGGGGACCTCTGCCACCCTACGATTGTACACGGAGGCTCTCCGGCCTTCGGGTCCCCAAACCCGACAGGCCGCAGCTGGTAGCGGACAGCCGGTgccgctgggaggccagggagggctgggatccaTGAACCTCCCACCGCAACCCTCCACGACCGTGAAACGTTCTGCTGGGGCAGTCGGTCAAGCACACCCCCAAAGTGCGGCAAAGCAGGGGCGCTGTGGGGTGTCGTCGGGGACAGAGATGCTCACCACGCGGCCAAACTGCAAGGgaccgggagggagagagggggcacgCACCGCGCTCTCCCAGGCCCGGCTGTCCCACAGACGGTGCCTAGCTTTGTGCGGGGACCTCAGGTGTCTCCGGAAAGCGGCTGTCCCCTCGGGAAGGACCCCGCCGGGTGCTGGCCACcgactgccctccccatcccgtctcgtcccgccccccaccccagacctgcccactcgccacccccccaacacacacagccccccaccgcctgccgccatccctcccacaggccccttGCCCAAGATCTGTCTGCACCAGGACTGTCCCCTTCCGGTGGCCTGATGCCCAGGCAGCTCGGGGCTGTGTGTTGGAGGGATGTGTGGCTGGCAGTTCCCTGACCAGGACAGAGCCGCAGGGACTGTGTCCCGAGGAGAAGCGTGAGTTACTCTGAACGTTCGGGCCCCTTAGCTAGCCAGCGCAGACTCGGGTAGAAGCTTTCGGCCTACGTGTCACACAGCCTGAAGAGCGGCACAGCCCGCCACGGCGCAACGCCggcgtgggagagaggggaggcggcACACTGCCGGTCTGGGGCGGCGCGGGccctgcggccccgccccctgaccttcGCCCCTCGGACTGTTGCGCCCCAcgaggagaccccagggaaaggaaggcgcTCACGCCCCGGGAGGCCtttccagcagggggaaggggctcctgtctgccacttcctctcctccccaagaccccggagcctgaaagccagcaatctcgctgctgccccagcccccggagGCGCCGGTCTTTTCCGCTcccgcccagcccccgcccgcaAACAGCCCGGCACCCTTGcccgcctgctcccctgctccctcacccgcACAGCCTCACGCGCCGGCACGGGGCCACAGCCGCAGCTCACGCCCGCCTTTCCCTCACACTTGCTTGGACCCCTGCAccgccccacccagccagggctgagcggGGTCATGCCCGGAAGGATTCCACActcacagcctgcctcctggggcgccTGGGGGTGAACAGGGACCCTCGGCTTAAGAAGTCGCCCGTCTGGCGTGGGGCCGACGGCTGGCGCACACCCCAGACGGAGGGGGCTGAGTGAGGCTCCGCGAGCAGAGTGAACACTGAACCCAAGCCACAGCGGGCCACGAGGCCCCTACCCGCCAGCACCGGTCCCCGTCTCCTTCCCCGGCCCACGCAACAGGTCCCCAGCGCACCAGCCTGTCTCTTTCGTTGC
Proteins encoded in this region:
- the LOC135320364 gene encoding uncharacterized protein LOC135320364 gives rise to the protein MGEALALLADDMEEVVAEEEQEEQEPREEEEEEEVQAKEREEKPRKQGRAEPGSGPPTSLSPLEALGALQLEQSAVNAQASGAYLRLKRRIRRRREPRLDRRKAIIQDIPGFWAKPVYLLLLLLLLLLLLLLLLLLLLLLLSSAARCELQEAPVPGKTTGPQTRPRVGSEPGLHRAFSCRQKHVPSPLHPLSALISDRDEGVRSYMIQLEAQELGRPEYRCRLMFFFRSKPYLCNQVILKEYHLSFAGYRAYSSTPVQWFWDYERGAPSRRQDTVSLHFLNWLSGHKCPGSNGIAEVGVPRGLVGNGDVGGGQLLGEGVWALSRPARSLCQIIGEDLWPNPLRCYPREQGAGRGN